GGCGGTCGGCGATGGGGGTCTTCAGGGTTCCGGCCTTGAAGTAACGGCGCAACAATTCCCGCGTATGCCGCGAAACCAGCCGCCGAATCGGGGTATGCGTCTGCACGATCCTCACGGCGGCCCGGCGCTCCAGCGTCTCCAACTGCCTGCGTGGAATGCTGGAACCATCACGCAATGCGCGGAGAACCTTGTTGGCCTTGAGGCGCGACAGCTCGACCAGACCTCGCGCGTCCTCCGTGGTGATCGGGCCGTAGCCACGCTCCACCGCCTGGAACAGCCGCGCCATGCGCTCCATGGCATCGGGCGAGGGGCTCGGCTGCTCCAAATCATCAAAGAAACGGAGGAACGCTTCCGCAGTCCATTCCGGCGGAAGACCCAAGAGATCCAGCAGGTCCCAGACTTCCACCGGGTGCACCTGCATGGGAGTCGCAGTGAGCAGCACCAGACCCTGAGTGCGCTCCTTCAACCCGCGCATGAGCCGAAGCAGGGCGTTCGGCCCGCCTTCGCTCTGGCTTCCCGCCCCGCGCCGGCGGGCGTGGTGCGCCTCATCGAGCACCACGAGATCCCACGGCTCTGCTTCCGTCAGGAGCGCGTCGGCGCGGTCGTGCCGCCGCATGAGTTGGCTCGACACGATCACCGCCGGCTCCTCATGCCAGTCGGCGCGGCCGACCTCACGTTCGTGGCGGCCGCGCTGCGCCGGCGACGGATACCAGATGAGCTTGCGTCCGTCGTAGATGGGCCAATTGAGGTTGAATTTCTCGCGCAGCTCGATCTGCCATTGCCCGAGCACCGCCTTGGGCGCGAGGATGAGAATCCGTTGCGCGCGGCCCGCAAGCCACGCCTGTCGCAACAACAGCCCCGCCTGGATGGTCTTGCCAAGCCCGACCTCGTCGGCGATCAGCAGCTTCGGCGGCCAGTTCCCGTAGAGACGTTCGAAGGCACGCACCTGATGCGGCCACGGCGTGACCGCAGCGGTAGCCTCGCCAACGCGCACACCACCGCCGGAAAGGGTCGGGGCGCGCCGGATGAAAGCCCACACACGCGTTCGCAAGTCGACCGATGGGACCGGCTGCGGCTCGGGTGTAGCGCCGGACGGCGGCGTCTCCGTCTTCCCCTCCACCACTCCCTTCAATCGTTCCGGCAACGCATCGTCGGCGGGCAGGAAGCGCAGCAGGTCGCGCCGCACCGCCTCTGGAACGTCGAACATCGCCAGGCGGGGACTGTGGTTGGCCCAGATACGCGCGAAGTTCGACTCCTCGGCCACTACCCGCTCGGGTTGCGGTCCCCAGCTCGTGTAGACGTTGATGCTTTCCCAGTTGGTGCGCCAGCCGGCTGCGGTCTCGTTCAGGCTGCCGTTCCAAGCGATCTTCTCGCCCGTGCGGTCCTCTATTATGCCGGCCTTCTCGTGGAAGATTCCGTCATCGTTGACTGGCTTACCGCCCGCATCGCAGGGCACCGCCACCTTCACGTCGAGATAGCCGCGGGCGACCATCCAGGCCAGGAGCTCAAGAGCACCGGCAGCGCCGGTATCCGGGGGCACGAGCGGCAGGTCCACCAAATGCTGCTCAACTCGTGCGCGCAACTCCTCGCCCCGCTCAATGGCTTTGATCTCGGGGGGTGCCAGGGTGCAGCCGACGATGAGCCGCATGCGGCCGCCATTGCCCACCAAGCCCTCGATGCCGCGCGCCGCCAGCGCGAGAGCGCCAGCGTTGAAGTAGCCGGTCAGGCGGTCGTAGCGCTCGGCGTCTTTCAGGGCCGGAACGTAGAAAAGCCGGACGAGGTCGCCGTCGTCCGGCGTGTACTTGAGCTTCCACTGACTATCCCGAAGCATGATTCAGCTATTGCCGTCCTGCCACAGCTTCAACTGCTCCGGCTCGTCAATACGGTCGCTGTACGCAAACCGGGAAAGGTTGTAAAGCGTCTCGAAGTCGGTGCCCGATGCCGCGGCCTCTCCCGCAAGCTCGATTCCGGTGAAGACGCGAGAGACGGGCAGCACCTCCAGCACTGCCTCCAGGGAGGCGAAGAAGCGCGGGTCCTTGTCCACCAGGGTCGTAGCGAGCAAATCGCGCGCCGCGTCCAGGGATCGGAGCCGGGCCAGATTGGCCGCGTGATGGATCGCGTCGATCATGCCGCGGGAGCCGTCAGCCGGACCGAGCGTCCCCTTGGCGGCTCGCGTCGCGCTGTCCCAGAGCCGGATGTCGCTCCCCTTCTTTTCGGCAAGTCGGCCGACAACGTCACTGTCGAGATCGACGCCCACGGCGCGCGCCAGCCTGAGCGCCTCGTCGTACGAGAACACGGGCGCTTTGAAGGCATCCCAGGCAAGCACGAAGAACGCGGTCGCGGCGTCGAGATCGGCGTTGGCCTTGAGATGGGTCAACTGCTCCAAACGCCAGCGCTTGACCTCCCGCCGGGCAACGCCGAGGGCGTCTTCCGGCGTTGCCGCGTAGGGGTCCCACTCCTCCTCGAACATCACGTGCTGACGCCGACGCCGGCGCTCCGCGGGAAGCTCGCGCGGTGTGCCTCGTTTGATCGGCCAGTGACGAGAAAATTCCTCCAGCGCCGGCCCGAAGGACGCGAGGTAGAGATCGACCCCTGCAATACCCGCCTCCTGGAACTCGCGGACCCGCGACCGCACCGCGGAGGCGACGCGCGGCTCCACGTCCTCCCAATAGAGATCCGGCTCGTCCCGCGCCAGGAACGGATCACGGACGCGCGGGCGGCACACCAGGAAGATGGTGCTGTTGGCAGCAGCCTTGTCCTTGATGTGCAGGCTCCCTTCCGCCTCGGTGTTGATGGGCCAGGAGGCGGTGATGGCGAAGCCCGCCTCGATCAACCCCTTGGTGAGCGCATCCCAGGCCCCCGTGGCCTTGTGGGTGAACATGAGGGTCATGATACCGTCGGGCTTCAGCACCCGGCGGCACTCCGCAAAGATGGCCGCCATGCGCTCCTGGTAGTCGTCACCGGCGTGCGCCCGCGCTCCCTTCTCGCCCTGAAACTTGGCCGGATTGGCCACCGCCTCGTTCTCCTTGTCCGTGAGCTGGCGGCGGAACAACTCGGGAAAGACATCACCGGCAGTGCGCTTGAGCCAAACGTAGAAGAAGTCCGAAAGCTCCGCGTACATGACGTTGTCGTAGTACGGCGGGTCCATCACCACTGCATCAATGGACTCGTCCAGGATGTGGTCAAGGCTGTCGCCCGGCTTACAGGTGATCGTGACGGAGGGTGGTGGCGAAGGTTGATCGGCCTCCTCGTCAACCCGGTCGAAAAGATCGGGGCCGGCAGCGTCGACGCGGGAGTCAGGATGGACCAAGGCCACCAGCTCCGCGATGCACTTGGCAGTCTGTTTGATAGCCCAATCGTAGCCAAGGCCGGTAATCAACGGCGCCATCTCGGCGTAAGACCACTTGAACGCGAAATCATGTCGGTCGAAGGTATTGACCATCACTTGGCGATTCGCATGCCACCGGGTCATCCTGGAGTTGTAATCGCGCAGCTTGTCCAGGGCCAGTGCAAGATACCCGTAGGCTGCCTTGTGAATCTCATCGAGCTGGCCCGCAGCCCGATCCGCGTCAAACATGTCCCGGAATATTTCCACACTCGTGCCGTGGCAAAGGAGTTGACGGGGCGAGAACAGGTCACGCCACAGTGGCATTCCGTACTGTATCGGCCGGTCATCGTTGCTGACCTTGGGAAACCGTTCACTAGGGACGACATCCAGAGCCTCCCACTCCGGAAGCTTTTCGTCGAGCCGCGCCAAAACCTCCGCGCCGTTGTCGTCCTCCAGACACGGCGCTCGGTAGCCACGCACCCACTTCACTCGAATTTGCCCCGTCTTGGTCTCATACTCGACTCGCTCTTTGTAGACGACAGCGTAAAGCTGTTCGCCCATCCTCCCAGCCTGAGCCTGCGCCTTGATCACATCGCCATCGATCACTCGCCCGCAATCCGGAAATGGACAGGTCCCGTCACCACGTGCCACCGTACCCGCTGATTGTTCCGCAACGGCATGCACCACGTCGAACGTACAAATGCGCCCTTTCGAACCAGGACCATCGCCAAGATGGGGAGTTAGCCTGACCCCCGTACCATCGGACGCGAGCCTCCAATTGGGGGACAGTGGCACACGGCCCTCACAATAGGGACAGGTAATCGTGCGAGCCCAAAGAAAATTCGTGGATATGCAGTCTTCTTGGGCTTCGACCGGAAACCAAGACGAAAGCAATTCTTCACGAAGCTTGATAAAACGCGCTGCCAAAAGTTCAAACTGTCGGCTAAGGTATCTTCCGTGTTCGGACGGCCACTGTACCGTAGCTCGCATGACGAGCGTAGCGACCGGATTGAGATCGTTGGCGAATGCTTCAAATCCGACCCTGGATGTCTCGAAAGGAATGCTTCCACCGCCGGCAGTCGGATCGAGGACGGATAATTCGGAAGGTTGCTGACCGACGACGTCCATCAACCAACACCTACATTCGTGACCAGGGACATGGCTGAACGCGCGCGGGTAACCATACGCCTGTCCTTCAAACCGTTGACCCGTCCTTCGAGCTGCATCGATTCTACGCCGCGAAGCGACCGGATCGCCGTGGATTCCGATCACTTGCAGAAACTTCTCCCGATCCGCATCCTCCGGCAAGAGGGAGGCCAGAACCGCCGCCCGGGACGCCACTAGCGGACGCCGAGCCCACCAGACGTGGAGCCGGTTCGGCGCAGGGAACGGCGTCATCGGCGTCCGTTCACGAATGCTCTCGATACCTATCTCGGCAATCGGCAACCACCGTTCGATCAGGCGGGTATCGGCCATACGATGCCTTCCATCATCCGTCCCATTATTTCAACGCCGCGTAATCTTCGGGCCGACATAGACGATATAGACCGGTTCGCCGACTCGTTCCGACCATGAATAGTGGAGCCGGAGATTCATGTGGCGCACCTTACCGTGCCAAGTGCACAGCAGTGTCTCGCCGATATCGGTAGGATGAGGAAACGTCAACTGATTGTAGAAACTGCGCTTCTCGGTGTCCGACGAGTCCGAAAACAAGGCATTGTCACCGGTGAAATAGTCCTGATACAAGCGTTGGCCCTCCGACGTCCGCCGCCCGGACTCGTCGAAGGCTCGCGAGCGTTGATCCAGAATATTCAGGAGTACGAGAATGCGCTCCGCGGCGCTCTTGGCGAACGGCATACCCGCAAGAGGATCGAAGCAGGCGTCGGCGAACGTCAGTCCAGTGCATCGAAGGATCGAAACCCGTCGCAGGTCTTCCCATGACCCGAGCGGCCCCGGCGCATTGTGCAACGACTCTTCCAGCGCCGTGTCCGCCCTCCAGTTCTGGAGTTCTGTACGTCGATCTTCTTGCCCTGCGTCGGTCCGTCTCCAGGTCACCGTTACGGGAGAGAAGTCCCAATCCGACGGCGTGACGCTGATCAGACCGCTAGCAAGTCCGTGTAGGCTACGGTAGCCCGCTTCTCCGACTGCGGAATCCGTAACGATTTCGTGTCTGCTTTCCAACCAGTCGTCGGCGCCGTGATGCCGGATGTCGTCCCAGAAAGGGCCGCCGCGCGTCATCCAACTCAGGGCCGATCGCCGCTGGGCCTCGGGAAAGTGCTGCATTGTCTGCGGCATGGTCATCCCGGCAACCGCCTGTGCGGACAAGAGCCCCCGACTGCAATACACCTCGCGATCGAAGCGTCCGGCAACTGTGCGCATAGCCATCAGCCGTGCAAAGGCCCCGCGGAACGACGCCGGATCGGGAAACTGACCGTGCACCGACAGTTCGTTGACGAACAGGTCCACGTCAATCCCAACCAGCAAAGTAGTTCATGTCCTT
This Deltaproteobacteria bacterium DNA region includes the following protein-coding sequences:
- a CDS encoding DUF1156 domain-containing protein, whose protein sequence is MADTRLIERWLPIAEIGIESIRERTPMTPFPAPNRLHVWWARRPLVASRAAVLASLLPEDADREKFLQVIGIHGDPVASRRRIDAARRTGQRFEGQAYGYPRAFSHVPGHECRCWLMDVVGQQPSELSVLDPTAGGGSIPFETSRVGFEAFANDLNPVATLVMRATVQWPSEHGRYLSRQFELLAARFIKLREELLSSWFPVEAQEDCISTNFLWARTITCPYCEGRVPLSPNWRLASDGTGVRLTPHLGDGPGSKGRICTFDVVHAVAEQSAGTVARGDGTCPFPDCGRVIDGDVIKAQAQAGRMGEQLYAVVYKERVEYETKTGQIRVKWVRGYRAPCLEDDNGAEVLARLDEKLPEWEALDVVPSERFPKVSNDDRPIQYGMPLWRDLFSPRQLLCHGTSVEIFRDMFDADRAAGQLDEIHKAAYGYLALALDKLRDYNSRMTRWHANRQVMVNTFDRHDFAFKWSYAEMAPLITGLGYDWAIKQTAKCIAELVALVHPDSRVDAAGPDLFDRVDEEADQPSPPPSVTITCKPGDSLDHILDESIDAVVMDPPYYDNVMYAELSDFFYVWLKRTAGDVFPELFRRQLTDKENEAVANPAKFQGEKGARAHAGDDYQERMAAIFAECRRVLKPDGIMTLMFTHKATGAWDALTKGLIEAGFAITASWPINTEAEGSLHIKDKAAANSTIFLVCRPRVRDPFLARDEPDLYWEDVEPRVASAVRSRVREFQEAGIAGVDLYLASFGPALEEFSRHWPIKRGTPRELPAERRRRRQHVMFEEEWDPYAATPEDALGVARREVKRWRLEQLTHLKANADLDAATAFFVLAWDAFKAPVFSYDEALRLARAVGVDLDSDVVGRLAEKKGSDIRLWDSATRAAKGTLGPADGSRGMIDAIHHAANLARLRSLDAARDLLATTLVDKDPRFFASLEAVLEVLPVSRVFTGIELAGEAAASGTDFETLYNLSRFAYSDRIDEPEQLKLWQDGNS
- a CDS encoding SNF2-related protein, whose amino-acid sequence is MLRDSQWKLKYTPDDGDLVRLFYVPALKDAERYDRLTGYFNAGALALAARGIEGLVGNGGRMRLIVGCTLAPPEIKAIERGEELRARVEQHLVDLPLVPPDTGAAGALELLAWMVARGYLDVKVAVPCDAGGKPVNDDGIFHEKAGIIEDRTGEKIAWNGSLNETAAGWRTNWESINVYTSWGPQPERVVAEESNFARIWANHSPRLAMFDVPEAVRRDLLRFLPADDALPERLKGVVEGKTETPPSGATPEPQPVPSVDLRTRVWAFIRRAPTLSGGGVRVGEATAAVTPWPHQVRAFERLYGNWPPKLLIADEVGLGKTIQAGLLLRQAWLAGRAQRILILAPKAVLGQWQIELREKFNLNWPIYDGRKLIWYPSPAQRGRHEREVGRADWHEEPAVIVSSQLMRRHDRADALLTEAEPWDLVVLDEAHHARRRGAGSQSEGGPNALLRLMRGLKERTQGLVLLTATPMQVHPVEVWDLLDLLGLPPEWTAEAFLRFFDDLEQPSPSPDAMERMARLFQAVERGYGPITTEDARGLVELSRLKANKVLRALRDGSSIPRRQLETLERRAAVRIVQTHTPIRRLVSRHTRELLRRYFKAGTLKTPIADRRVEDRFVRMSAGEHALYDAVEDYISGTYNQAAASERNAVGFVMTIYRRRLASSFRALGSTLQRHLDAVTAGSTLTSLDEDVPDDETLDEAPDTEEMVAMEQQVLAAEETDDIQSLLVSIRRLPPDSKLASLRQALDSLRADGYRQIMVFTQYTDTMDFLREELGKDPNLRLLCFSGRGGEVAGADGIWHRIGRDDAKRRFRDGEADLLLCTDAAAEGLNFQFCGALVNYDMPWNPMRVEQRIGRIDRLGQHHPVIRILNLHYEGTVETDVYRALRRRIGLFETVVGRLQPILAQLPRAIAGAVLSGRERERVEVVETIEQQASDAERGGFDLDAALTEDVAMPQRPPSPILMEDLDRVISSPALMPPGTEVQPMANREYSLLTPGMPERLRVTTDPAYYEQHAESVEFWSPGNPLFKALDFVAEGEEDMLETETLRSLLDERG